One part of the Candidatus Angelobacter sp. genome encodes these proteins:
- a CDS encoding class I SAM-dependent methyltransferase: MSDEFNVNEYWLKRGRANPADETRYAEYHLLQERFLSKTLRQSKLSLQSILELGCGSGRITRLLAEMYPTAQITALDLSTDRLEAARLHCAGAANIRFVQHDFYSDTPLPGAGYDASIAVEVLLHHPRAAVRSLIGQLSAISSFIMNIDWSEAWPWKPPEHVWIHDYQAVYAEAGLNCATFVLPQKIDGMQQKLFIASKKMTRQMVELLGMAGETVAENGTGQNAADSNAARWAEQLQLATAEILQLVPEGDSFILVNDDQWGNEAEFPRRRIIPFLEHEGRYWGPPGEDQTAIRELERLRHAGASHIVFAWPSFWWLDHYTGLRTYLQTHYPCLLTNDRLAVFHLKPRK, encoded by the coding sequence ATGAGTGACGAGTTCAACGTCAACGAATACTGGCTGAAGCGAGGCCGGGCGAATCCGGCGGACGAAACGCGTTACGCGGAATACCACCTCCTGCAAGAGCGTTTCCTGTCCAAAACACTTCGCCAAAGCAAATTGTCGTTGCAGTCGATTCTCGAACTGGGCTGCGGATCGGGACGCATTACCAGATTGCTGGCAGAAATGTATCCAACCGCGCAGATTACCGCGTTGGATCTGAGCACTGATCGTCTCGAAGCTGCCAGACTCCACTGCGCGGGAGCCGCCAACATCCGTTTTGTGCAGCACGATTTTTATTCGGATACCCCGCTCCCGGGCGCGGGCTACGACGCATCCATCGCGGTCGAAGTATTGCTGCATCATCCCAGGGCGGCGGTGCGTTCGTTGATTGGACAACTCTCCGCAATTTCGAGTTTTATCATGAACATTGACTGGAGCGAAGCGTGGCCGTGGAAGCCGCCCGAACACGTCTGGATTCATGATTATCAGGCTGTCTATGCCGAGGCCGGACTAAACTGCGCGACGTTCGTGCTGCCGCAAAAGATCGACGGCATGCAGCAGAAACTTTTTATCGCATCAAAAAAGATGACTCGCCAGATGGTTGAACTTCTGGGGATGGCCGGAGAGACCGTCGCCGAGAACGGCACCGGGCAGAACGCCGCCGATTCAAACGCTGCGCGCTGGGCGGAGCAATTACAACTGGCAACCGCGGAAATCCTGCAGCTTGTGCCGGAGGGGGATAGTTTCATCCTCGTCAATGACGACCAATGGGGAAATGAAGCCGAGTTTCCGCGACGACGGATCATTCCATTTCTCGAGCACGAGGGACGTTATTGGGGGCCGCCGGGGGAAGATCAAACCGCGATTCGTGAGCTGGAGCGCCTTCGACATGCGGGCGCGAGCCACATCGTCTTTGCCTGGCCGTCTTTTTGGTGGCTGGACCACTACACAGGCTTGAGAACCTATTTGCAGACGCACTACCCTTGCCTACTGACAAACGACCGACTGGCAGTGTTCCATCTGAAACCGCGAAAGTAA